Proteins encoded within one genomic window of Falco biarmicus isolate bFalBia1 chromosome 14, bFalBia1.pri, whole genome shotgun sequence:
- the LOC130158579 gene encoding aryl-hydrocarbon-interacting protein-like 1 isoform X3 yields the protein MEETYLLNVEGVKKKILHGGQGELPKLQDGSKITFHFQTLKDDFERTVIDDSREAGIPMEIIVGKMFKLEIWETLLSSMRAGEVAEFWCDTIHTGMYALVSRGMRRIAEGRDPLEGQKHRCGMGNMFDYHSTGYDDLDELQRTPQPLIFIMELFRVEEPSAYKRDTWAMSKEEKLMAVPVLHKEGNRLVLLKEFGQAAAKYQEAVICLRNLQAKEKPWEDGWLKLENLVTPLVLNYCQCQLELGEYYEVLEHTTELLQKHNDNAKAYFKRAKAHAAVWNEREAREDFLRVAHLDPSMAAAVKKELKQLGERMRKKHVEDRKRYQGLFQGPRASKGQESGKVGGEVMLQEEAPQGEVGVLETPGQGEQGAETKEAKQPWANQGTPRAGSEGAVPGGEAAQGQPAGMELGARDGLGEEANLGTCGTKPESWEAEEEDEKKKEGEERQKVEDEEKEERQDKEKVEAVEEEEEEKEEKEETVEEVEKEEKEETVEDEEKEARKDESIEEKVEEDKEEKSPAAEVQKEEEEEVEDEEEEEREDENAEEEKVEEDEVEKSPATEGERLAVGQCGAAAGTGAAGLGWGLEWGASGAEGAVTGSTAGAEGQEHPPAPLQPGKAVMHPRGNAARAELEATTLGHSQP from the exons atGGAGGAAACCTACCTGCTGAATGTGGAAGGGGTCAAGAAGAAGATTCTGCATGGAGGCCAGGGGGAACTGCCGAAGCTGCAGGATGGGAGCAAG ATCACCTTCCACTTCCAGACGCTGAAGGATGACTTTGAGCGAACAGTGATCGACGACAGCCGGGAAGCTGGCATCCCCATGGAGATCATCGTGGGCAAGATGTTCAAGCTGGAGATCTGGGAGACGCTGCTCAGCTCCATGAGAGCCGGGGAGGTGGCCGAGTTCTGGTGTGACACCATC CACACAGGGATGTATGCCCTGGTGTCCAGGGGCATGCGGAGGATTGCGGAGGGCCGGGACCCCCTGGAAGGGCAGAAGCACCGCTGCGGCATGGGCAACATGTTTGACTACCACAGCACAGGCTATGATGACCTGGATGAGCTGCAGCGGACACCGCAGCCCCTCATCTTCATCATGGAGTTGTTCCGG GTGGAGGAGCCCTCAGCATACAAGCGTGACACTTGGGCCATGagcaaggaggaaaagctgATGGCAGTGCCTGTGCTGCACAAAGAGGGCAACCGCCTTGTCCTCCTCAAGGAGtttgggcaggcagcagcaaagtaCCAGGAGGCTGTCATCTGCCTGAGGAACCTCCAGGCCAAG GAGAAGCCTTGGGAGGATGGATGGCTGAAGCTGGAGAACCTAGTCACGCCACTGGTGCTCAACTACTGCCAGTGCCAGCTAGAGCTGGGCGAGTACTACGAGGTGCTGGAACACACGACAGAGCTTCTCCAGAAACACAATG ACAATGCCAAGGCCTATTTCAAGCGGGCGAAGGCCCACGCTGCTGTCTGGAATGAGCGGGAGGCACGGGAGGACTTCCTGCGGGTGGCTCACCTTGACCCTTCCATGGCAGCCGCCGTGAAGAAGGAGCTGAAGCAGCTCGGGGAGAGGATGAGGAAGAAGCATGTGGAGGATCGGAAGCGCTACCAGGGGCTTTTCCAGGGGCCACGGGCCAGCAAAGGGCAGGAGAGCGGGAAGGTGGGTGGTGAGGTGATGCTGCAGGAAGAAGCACCCCAGGGTGAGGTTGGGGTCCTGGAGacccctgggcagggggagcagggtgcTGAGACCAAAGAAGCAAAACAGCCATGGGCAAACCAAGGAACCCCTAGGGCCGGGAGTGAAGGTGCAGTGccaggaggagaagcagcccAGGGACAACCTGCGGGGATGGAGTTGGGAGCAAGGGATGGGCTAGGGGAAGAAGCAAACCTGGGCACCTGTGGGACAAAGCCAGAgagctgggaagcagaggaggaagatgagaaaaagaaagagggggaagagaggcagaaggtggaggatgaagaaaaagaggagaggcaGGACAAAGAAAAGGTAGAGGCggtggaagaggaagaagaggagaag gaggaaaaagaggagacGGTAGAAGaggtggagaaggaggaaaaagaggagacggtagaggatgaagaaaaagaggcGAGGAAGGATGAAAGCATAGAGGAGAAAGTGGAGGAggacaaagaggaaaagagcccagcagcagaggtgcagaaggaggaagaagaggaggtggaggatgaagaagaagaggagagggaggatgagaatgcagaggaggagaaagtggAGGAAGATGAAGTGGAAAAGAGCCCAGCCACAGAGGGGGAGAGGCTGGCTGTAGGGCAGTGTGGGGCAGCAGCGGGGACAGGGGCAGCAGGACTTGGGTGGGGGCTGGAGTGGGGAGCCAgtggggcagagggagctgTCACAGGGAGCAcggctggggcagagggacaggagcacccccctgccccattgCAGCCAGGGAAAGCGGTGATGCACCCCCGGGGCAATGCGGCGAGAGCAGAGCTTGAGGCCACAACCctggggcacagccagccctga
- the LOC130158579 gene encoding golgin subfamily A member 6-like protein 6 isoform X2: MEETYLLNVEGVKKKILHGGQGELPKLQDGSKTLKDDFERTVIDDSREAGIPMEIIVGKMFKLEIWETLLSSMRAGEVAEFWCDTIHTGMYALVSRGMRRIAEGRDPLEGQKHRCGMGNMFDYHSTGYDDLDELQRTPQPLIFIMELFRVEEPSAYKRDTWAMSKEEKLMAVPVLHKEGNRLVLLKEFGQAAAKYQEAVICLRNLQAKEKPWEDGWLKLENLVTPLVLNYCQCQLELGEYYEVLEHTTELLQKHNDNAKAYFKRAKAHAAVWNEREAREDFLRVAHLDPSMAAAVKKELKQLGERMRKKHVEDRKRYQGLFQGPRASKGQESGKVGGEVMLQEEAPQGEVGVLETPGQGEQGAETKEAKQPWANQGTPRAGSEGAVPGGEAAQGQPAGMELGARDGLGEEANLGTCGTKPESWEAEEEDEKKKEGEERQKVEDEEKEERQDKEKVEAVEEEEEEKVEEEEKEEREDEETVEEVEKEEKEETVEEVEKEEKEETVEDEEKEARKDESIEEKVEEDKEEKSPAAEVQKEEEEEVEDEEEEEREDENAEEEKVEEDEVEKSPATEGERLAVGQCGAAAGTGAAGLGWGLEWGASGAEGAVTGSTAGAEGQEHPPAPLQPGKAVMHPRGNAARAELEATTLGHSQP; the protein is encoded by the exons atGGAGGAAACCTACCTGCTGAATGTGGAAGGGGTCAAGAAGAAGATTCTGCATGGAGGCCAGGGGGAACTGCCGAAGCTGCAGGATGGGAGCAAG ACGCTGAAGGATGACTTTGAGCGAACAGTGATCGACGACAGCCGGGAAGCTGGCATCCCCATGGAGATCATCGTGGGCAAGATGTTCAAGCTGGAGATCTGGGAGACGCTGCTCAGCTCCATGAGAGCCGGGGAGGTGGCCGAGTTCTGGTGTGACACCATC CACACAGGGATGTATGCCCTGGTGTCCAGGGGCATGCGGAGGATTGCGGAGGGCCGGGACCCCCTGGAAGGGCAGAAGCACCGCTGCGGCATGGGCAACATGTTTGACTACCACAGCACAGGCTATGATGACCTGGATGAGCTGCAGCGGACACCGCAGCCCCTCATCTTCATCATGGAGTTGTTCCGG GTGGAGGAGCCCTCAGCATACAAGCGTGACACTTGGGCCATGagcaaggaggaaaagctgATGGCAGTGCCTGTGCTGCACAAAGAGGGCAACCGCCTTGTCCTCCTCAAGGAGtttgggcaggcagcagcaaagtaCCAGGAGGCTGTCATCTGCCTGAGGAACCTCCAGGCCAAG GAGAAGCCTTGGGAGGATGGATGGCTGAAGCTGGAGAACCTAGTCACGCCACTGGTGCTCAACTACTGCCAGTGCCAGCTAGAGCTGGGCGAGTACTACGAGGTGCTGGAACACACGACAGAGCTTCTCCAGAAACACAATG ACAATGCCAAGGCCTATTTCAAGCGGGCGAAGGCCCACGCTGCTGTCTGGAATGAGCGGGAGGCACGGGAGGACTTCCTGCGGGTGGCTCACCTTGACCCTTCCATGGCAGCCGCCGTGAAGAAGGAGCTGAAGCAGCTCGGGGAGAGGATGAGGAAGAAGCATGTGGAGGATCGGAAGCGCTACCAGGGGCTTTTCCAGGGGCCACGGGCCAGCAAAGGGCAGGAGAGCGGGAAGGTGGGTGGTGAGGTGATGCTGCAGGAAGAAGCACCCCAGGGTGAGGTTGGGGTCCTGGAGacccctgggcagggggagcagggtgcTGAGACCAAAGAAGCAAAACAGCCATGGGCAAACCAAGGAACCCCTAGGGCCGGGAGTGAAGGTGCAGTGccaggaggagaagcagcccAGGGACAACCTGCGGGGATGGAGTTGGGAGCAAGGGATGGGCTAGGGGAAGAAGCAAACCTGGGCACCTGTGGGACAAAGCCAGAgagctgggaagcagaggaggaagatgagaaaaagaaagagggggaagagaggcagaaggtggaggatgaagaaaaagaggagaggcaGGACAAAGAAAAGGTAGAGGCggtggaagaggaagaagaggagaaggtggaggaagaagaaaaagaggagagggaggatgAGGAGACGGTAGAAGaggtggagaaggaggaaaaagaggagacGGTAGAAGaggtggagaaggaggaaaaagaggagacggtagaggatgaagaaaaagaggcGAGGAAGGATGAAAGCATAGAGGAGAAAGTGGAGGAggacaaagaggaaaagagcccagcagcagaggtgcagaaggaggaagaagaggaggtggaggatgaagaagaagaggagagggaggatgagaatgcagaggaggagaaagtggAGGAAGATGAAGTGGAAAAGAGCCCAGCCACAGAGGGGGAGAGGCTGGCTGTAGGGCAGTGTGGGGCAGCAGCGGGGACAGGGGCAGCAGGACTTGGGTGGGGGCTGGAGTGGGGAGCCAgtggggcagagggagctgTCACAGGGAGCAcggctggggcagagggacaggagcacccccctgccccattgCAGCCAGGGAAAGCGGTGATGCACCCCCGGGGCAATGCGGCGAGAGCAGAGCTTGAGGCCACAACCctggggcacagccagccctga
- the LOC130158579 gene encoding golgin subfamily A member 6-like protein 6 isoform X1 — protein sequence MEETYLLNVEGVKKKILHGGQGELPKLQDGSKITFHFQTLKDDFERTVIDDSREAGIPMEIIVGKMFKLEIWETLLSSMRAGEVAEFWCDTIHTGMYALVSRGMRRIAEGRDPLEGQKHRCGMGNMFDYHSTGYDDLDELQRTPQPLIFIMELFRVEEPSAYKRDTWAMSKEEKLMAVPVLHKEGNRLVLLKEFGQAAAKYQEAVICLRNLQAKEKPWEDGWLKLENLVTPLVLNYCQCQLELGEYYEVLEHTTELLQKHNDNAKAYFKRAKAHAAVWNEREAREDFLRVAHLDPSMAAAVKKELKQLGERMRKKHVEDRKRYQGLFQGPRASKGQESGKVGGEVMLQEEAPQGEVGVLETPGQGEQGAETKEAKQPWANQGTPRAGSEGAVPGGEAAQGQPAGMELGARDGLGEEANLGTCGTKPESWEAEEEDEKKKEGEERQKVEDEEKEERQDKEKVEAVEEEEEEKVEEEEKEEREDEETVEEVEKEEKEETVEEVEKEEKEETVEDEEKEARKDESIEEKVEEDKEEKSPAAEVQKEEEEEVEDEEEEEREDENAEEEKVEEDEVEKSPATEGERLAVGQCGAAAGTGAAGLGWGLEWGASGAEGAVTGSTAGAEGQEHPPAPLQPGKAVMHPRGNAARAELEATTLGHSQP from the exons atGGAGGAAACCTACCTGCTGAATGTGGAAGGGGTCAAGAAGAAGATTCTGCATGGAGGCCAGGGGGAACTGCCGAAGCTGCAGGATGGGAGCAAG ATCACCTTCCACTTCCAGACGCTGAAGGATGACTTTGAGCGAACAGTGATCGACGACAGCCGGGAAGCTGGCATCCCCATGGAGATCATCGTGGGCAAGATGTTCAAGCTGGAGATCTGGGAGACGCTGCTCAGCTCCATGAGAGCCGGGGAGGTGGCCGAGTTCTGGTGTGACACCATC CACACAGGGATGTATGCCCTGGTGTCCAGGGGCATGCGGAGGATTGCGGAGGGCCGGGACCCCCTGGAAGGGCAGAAGCACCGCTGCGGCATGGGCAACATGTTTGACTACCACAGCACAGGCTATGATGACCTGGATGAGCTGCAGCGGACACCGCAGCCCCTCATCTTCATCATGGAGTTGTTCCGG GTGGAGGAGCCCTCAGCATACAAGCGTGACACTTGGGCCATGagcaaggaggaaaagctgATGGCAGTGCCTGTGCTGCACAAAGAGGGCAACCGCCTTGTCCTCCTCAAGGAGtttgggcaggcagcagcaaagtaCCAGGAGGCTGTCATCTGCCTGAGGAACCTCCAGGCCAAG GAGAAGCCTTGGGAGGATGGATGGCTGAAGCTGGAGAACCTAGTCACGCCACTGGTGCTCAACTACTGCCAGTGCCAGCTAGAGCTGGGCGAGTACTACGAGGTGCTGGAACACACGACAGAGCTTCTCCAGAAACACAATG ACAATGCCAAGGCCTATTTCAAGCGGGCGAAGGCCCACGCTGCTGTCTGGAATGAGCGGGAGGCACGGGAGGACTTCCTGCGGGTGGCTCACCTTGACCCTTCCATGGCAGCCGCCGTGAAGAAGGAGCTGAAGCAGCTCGGGGAGAGGATGAGGAAGAAGCATGTGGAGGATCGGAAGCGCTACCAGGGGCTTTTCCAGGGGCCACGGGCCAGCAAAGGGCAGGAGAGCGGGAAGGTGGGTGGTGAGGTGATGCTGCAGGAAGAAGCACCCCAGGGTGAGGTTGGGGTCCTGGAGacccctgggcagggggagcagggtgcTGAGACCAAAGAAGCAAAACAGCCATGGGCAAACCAAGGAACCCCTAGGGCCGGGAGTGAAGGTGCAGTGccaggaggagaagcagcccAGGGACAACCTGCGGGGATGGAGTTGGGAGCAAGGGATGGGCTAGGGGAAGAAGCAAACCTGGGCACCTGTGGGACAAAGCCAGAgagctgggaagcagaggaggaagatgagaaaaagaaagagggggaagagaggcagaaggtggaggatgaagaaaaagaggagaggcaGGACAAAGAAAAGGTAGAGGCggtggaagaggaagaagaggagaaggtggaggaagaagaaaaagaggagagggaggatgAGGAGACGGTAGAAGaggtggagaaggaggaaaaagaggagacGGTAGAAGaggtggagaaggaggaaaaagaggagacggtagaggatgaagaaaaagaggcGAGGAAGGATGAAAGCATAGAGGAGAAAGTGGAGGAggacaaagaggaaaagagcccagcagcagaggtgcagaaggaggaagaagaggaggtggaggatgaagaagaagaggagagggaggatgagaatgcagaggaggagaaagtggAGGAAGATGAAGTGGAAAAGAGCCCAGCCACAGAGGGGGAGAGGCTGGCTGTAGGGCAGTGTGGGGCAGCAGCGGGGACAGGGGCAGCAGGACTTGGGTGGGGGCTGGAGTGGGGAGCCAgtggggcagagggagctgTCACAGGGAGCAcggctggggcagagggacaggagcacccccctgccccattgCAGCCAGGGAAAGCGGTGATGCACCCCCGGGGCAATGCGGCGAGAGCAGAGCTTGAGGCCACAACCctggggcacagccagccctga